A stretch of Geomonas oryzisoli DNA encodes these proteins:
- a CDS encoding PAS domain S-box protein, producing the protein MRIKTKISGPIFLLVALLMGVLTLAGYQYLAHALKLSVARQHAAMLRMAGRYIDDELLHSRQMLELLAKGLDPARMGDPRAMQRALQQMQIARTFFNGGLEILDDQRRSTATSPPENGSPTSRGNGYAAMALATGTTSVSPPYLAEGTHRPTISFWIPVLRPDGSVAGLLAGHHDLTRDNEADRALHTVGQRGRLIVLERNRTIIWHPDPARVMGHLPPGEDQGIDDALQKNRLAEGEIRDAMGETWITTALPLSNANWIVAVQYPESESYQPLRQARVIFVAALGVLLLLTQLALWRLIRHITQPLASLVDHIRTLPLKAGADRRLTLNTGDELEGLASTVNVMVEEMDKRQEAMKENQELYRIIAEFTSEIAIVCNPDGSLRYISSNCQGVTGYQDRQFLESPNLLNDIIHPEDRDLWQQRNLCARDGRPAPPVELRLVTRQGETRWFKYVCRDVTGTGGEYLGLRGSFRDITQDRLLEGMLEAERRFAENLLENTSTPLFVIDSNHRVIVWNRAIAEMTGMAAADMLGTDRQWQPFYPEKRPTLCDVVLDGKTQQIADFYPTYSSDVVMKGIIRAEGWYRNLNGQDRYLCFDAAPVIRNGEIVAVVETLYDITDRARAEESLRLFSQAVEQSASSIVITDAGGVIQYVNRKFCEVSGFEKEEALGRRPNILKSGRLPEQSYRELWETITAGREWHGEFYNKRKDGSYFWESALISPICDQYGTVTHYLGVKEEITARKNAERQLLKNQAELVLKHEQLSELFRQVEKGKREWEQTMDCVDDLVAMVDAQGKVRRCNRAFKTLTGTSYSRLVSANWHDLLKGAGMDLDPLTVGQSELYHEASGRWLTLRIYPYGDQGWQVIMLHDLTEIKQVSEELVAAYQELKATHSQLLQQEKMASIGQLAAGVAHEINNPMGFISSNLGTMVKYLERLEGFLEVQSAGIAETAPEQMRQEIAEARKKFKVDYILGDARSLLSESQDGAERVRGIVQNLKSFSRVDDAQASYVDLNECLESTVTIAWNELKYKTTLVRDYGELPPVKCRPQQLNQVFLNMLVNAAHAIEKQGEITIRTRRDGDEVLIAFSDTGAGIPDEIKSRIFEPFFTTKEVGKGTGLGLSISYDIIKKHQGSIEVESSVGEGTTFTIRLPIEGVASDE; encoded by the coding sequence ATGAGGATCAAGACCAAGATATCCGGGCCGATTTTCCTGCTGGTGGCTCTCCTGATGGGGGTGCTCACCTTGGCGGGATACCAGTACCTCGCCCATGCCCTGAAGCTGAGCGTGGCCCGGCAGCATGCGGCCATGCTCCGGATGGCCGGCAGGTACATCGACGACGAACTGCTGCACTCCAGGCAGATGCTGGAACTGCTCGCCAAAGGGCTCGACCCCGCCCGCATGGGCGACCCTCGCGCCATGCAGCGTGCGCTGCAGCAGATGCAGATCGCCCGCACCTTCTTCAACGGCGGCCTGGAGATCCTCGACGACCAACGCCGCAGCACGGCCACCAGCCCCCCCGAAAACGGCAGCCCTACCAGTCGCGGCAACGGCTATGCCGCGATGGCCCTGGCAACCGGCACAACCTCCGTCTCCCCCCCCTACCTCGCCGAGGGGACGCATCGTCCCACCATCAGTTTCTGGATCCCGGTCCTGCGCCCCGACGGCTCCGTCGCGGGCCTTTTGGCGGGGCACCACGACCTCACCCGGGACAACGAGGCAGACCGGGCGCTGCACACCGTGGGGCAGCGCGGACGCCTCATCGTCCTGGAACGCAACCGCACCATCATCTGGCACCCCGACCCCGCGCGGGTCATGGGGCACCTGCCACCGGGCGAAGACCAGGGGATCGACGACGCCCTGCAGAAAAACAGGCTGGCCGAAGGAGAGATCCGGGATGCCATGGGCGAGACCTGGATCACCACCGCGCTCCCCCTGTCCAACGCCAACTGGATCGTGGCCGTGCAGTACCCGGAGTCGGAGTCCTACCAGCCGCTCCGGCAGGCGCGCGTCATCTTCGTGGCCGCCCTGGGCGTCCTCCTGCTGCTGACCCAGTTAGCCCTGTGGCGCCTGATCCGGCACATCACGCAACCGCTGGCTTCCCTGGTGGACCATATCCGCACCCTCCCTCTGAAGGCCGGCGCCGACCGGCGGCTCACCCTGAACACCGGCGACGAGCTCGAAGGCCTCGCCTCGACCGTGAACGTCATGGTCGAGGAAATGGACAAGCGGCAGGAGGCGATGAAGGAGAACCAGGAGCTGTACCGGATCATCGCCGAGTTCACCTCCGAAATCGCCATCGTCTGCAACCCGGACGGGTCGCTGCGCTACATCTCCTCCAACTGCCAGGGGGTCACCGGTTACCAGGACCGCCAATTCCTCGAATCCCCGAACCTCTTGAACGACATCATCCATCCCGAGGACCGCGACCTCTGGCAGCAGCGCAACCTCTGCGCCAGGGACGGCAGACCGGCTCCCCCGGTGGAGCTCAGGCTGGTCACGCGTCAGGGCGAGACCCGCTGGTTCAAGTACGTCTGCCGCGACGTGACCGGAACGGGGGGCGAGTACCTGGGGCTGCGCGGCAGCTTTAGGGACATCACCCAGGACCGGCTGCTGGAAGGGATGCTGGAGGCGGAGCGCCGCTTCGCCGAGAACCTTCTGGAGAACACCTCGACGCCACTCTTCGTCATCGACAGCAACCACCGGGTCATCGTCTGGAACCGCGCCATCGCGGAGATGACCGGCATGGCCGCCGCCGACATGCTCGGTACCGACCGGCAGTGGCAGCCGTTTTACCCGGAAAAGCGCCCGACCCTGTGCGACGTGGTCCTCGACGGCAAGACGCAGCAGATAGCCGACTTTTACCCGACCTACAGCAGCGACGTGGTCATGAAGGGGATCATCAGGGCGGAAGGATGGTACCGCAACCTCAACGGCCAGGACCGCTACCTCTGCTTCGACGCGGCGCCGGTAATCAGAAACGGCGAGATCGTGGCGGTGGTGGAGACGCTGTACGACATCACGGACCGGGCGCGCGCCGAGGAGTCACTGCGCCTGTTCTCGCAGGCGGTCGAGCAGAGCGCGAGCTCCATCGTCATCACCGACGCCGGCGGCGTGATCCAGTACGTGAACCGCAAGTTCTGCGAGGTAAGCGGCTTCGAGAAGGAGGAGGCACTGGGGAGGAGGCCGAATATCCTTAAGTCGGGGCGGCTCCCCGAGCAGAGCTACCGGGAGCTCTGGGAGACCATCACCGCCGGCAGGGAGTGGCACGGCGAGTTCTACAACAAGCGCAAGGACGGGAGCTATTTCTGGGAGAGCGCCCTCATTTCCCCCATCTGCGACCAGTACGGCACGGTGACCCACTACCTGGGAGTGAAGGAGGAGATCACCGCCCGCAAGAACGCCGAGCGGCAGCTGCTCAAGAACCAGGCGGAACTGGTGCTCAAGCACGAGCAGCTCTCGGAGCTGTTCCGTCAGGTGGAGAAGGGGAAGCGGGAGTGGGAACAGACCATGGACTGCGTCGACGACCTGGTGGCGATGGTGGACGCCCAGGGGAAGGTGCGTCGCTGCAACCGCGCCTTCAAGACGTTGACCGGCACCTCCTATTCGAGGCTGGTCTCGGCCAACTGGCACGACCTGCTGAAGGGGGCGGGCATGGACCTGGACCCGCTGACGGTCGGCCAGAGCGAGCTCTACCACGAGGCGAGTGGGCGCTGGCTCACCCTGCGCATCTACCCCTACGGCGACCAGGGGTGGCAGGTGATCATGCTGCACGACCTGACCGAGATCAAGCAGGTCTCCGAGGAACTGGTGGCCGCCTACCAGGAGTTGAAGGCGACCCACTCCCAGCTTTTGCAGCAGGAGAAGATGGCCTCCATCGGGCAGCTCGCCGCAGGGGTGGCGCACGAGATCAACAACCCCATGGGGTTCATCTCCAGCAACCTGGGCACCATGGTGAAATACCTGGAGCGGCTGGAGGGCTTCCTCGAGGTCCAGTCCGCCGGCATCGCCGAGACCGCGCCGGAACAGATGCGCCAGGAGATCGCGGAGGCGCGCAAGAAGTTCAAGGTGGATTACATCCTCGGCGACGCCAGGAGCCTGTTGTCGGAATCCCAGGACGGGGCGGAACGGGTGCGCGGCATCGTGCAGAACCTGAAGAGCTTCTCCCGGGTCGACGACGCCCAGGCCAGCTACGTCGACCTGAACGAGTGCCTGGAAAGCACCGTCACCATCGCCTGGAACGAGCTTAAGTACAAGACCACGCTGGTGCGCGACTACGGGGAGCTCCCGCCGGTGAAGTGCCGCCCGCAGCAGCTGAACCAGGTCTTCCTGAACATGCTGGTGAACGCGGCCCACGCCATCGAGAAGCAGGGGGAGATCACCATCCGGACCCGGCGCGATGGGGACGAGGTCCTGATCGCCTTCTCCGACACCGGCGCCGGCATACCCGACGAGATCAAGAGCCGCATCTTCGAACCGTTCTTCACCACCAAGGAGGTGGGCAAGGGGACCGGGCTCGGGCTTTCCATCAGCTACGACATCATCAAGAAACATCAGGGGAGCATCGAGGTGGAAAGCTCGGTCGGCGAAGGGACCACCTTCACCATCAGGCTCCCGATCGAGGGGGTAGCCTCAGATGAGTGA
- a CDS encoding sensor histidine kinase — MNEFSEQAEILVVDDSAAIRCYVTSLLETAGYRVREAVDGAGALAALQTAQPDVMLLDVEMPELSGLDVLRTPALHDRIYSVILFTTQSAQDQIALGLDLGADDYVIKPFNEVDLLARIRAAVRNTRQKRALARARQEMEQTLAKLQKTQRKLVEQEKVGAVARLAAGAAHYINNPLGFVMSNLSTLERYASALQKHAASLTELLRAAAPDCQEQVTELEKKHRLRQINLDLPALLQETREGGGRIALIVQQMAQLELGLANQGVQELDLIGVMKPLVNMITVLAPPGTEVHWSQPEGSIPVEGSLTLLNTALVALLKNACEALGSTPGTISVSIGVQQDLAEITISDSGPGIPQDQIPSLFDPFFTTKSPDSHVGLGLTIAQRFIAGHGGRILISSDSSGTCVRVELPLAPAPHQINTH; from the coding sequence ATGAACGAATTTTCCGAGCAAGCTGAAATACTCGTCGTCGACGACAGCGCCGCCATCCGCTGCTACGTGACCTCGCTGCTGGAAACGGCGGGGTACCGGGTCCGTGAGGCGGTCGACGGGGCCGGCGCCCTCGCCGCCCTGCAGACGGCGCAACCGGACGTGATGCTCCTCGACGTGGAGATGCCGGAGCTTTCCGGCCTTGACGTCCTGCGCACGCCCGCCCTGCACGACCGCATCTACTCCGTCATCCTGTTCACCACGCAGTCCGCCCAGGACCAGATCGCCCTCGGGCTCGACCTCGGGGCCGACGATTACGTGATCAAGCCCTTCAACGAGGTCGATCTCCTGGCCAGGATCCGGGCCGCCGTGCGCAACACCCGCCAGAAAAGGGCCCTCGCCCGCGCCAGGCAGGAAATGGAACAGACCCTCGCCAAACTGCAGAAGACCCAGCGCAAACTGGTCGAGCAGGAAAAGGTGGGCGCCGTGGCGCGCCTTGCCGCCGGTGCCGCCCACTACATCAACAACCCGCTCGGCTTCGTCATGAGCAACCTCTCCACGCTGGAGCGCTACGCATCGGCCCTGCAAAAGCACGCGGCTTCCCTCACCGAGTTGCTGCGCGCCGCCGCCCCCGACTGCCAGGAGCAGGTCACCGAACTGGAGAAGAAGCACCGCCTGCGCCAGATAAACCTGGACCTCCCCGCACTGCTCCAGGAAACCCGGGAAGGGGGGGGGCGCATCGCGCTGATCGTGCAGCAGATGGCCCAGCTCGAACTGGGGCTGGCCAACCAGGGGGTGCAGGAGCTGGACCTGATCGGCGTGATGAAGCCGCTGGTGAACATGATCACGGTCCTCGCCCCGCCGGGAACCGAGGTGCACTGGTCCCAGCCCGAGGGTAGCATTCCCGTGGAAGGGTCGCTGACCCTGCTGAACACGGCGCTGGTGGCGCTGCTCAAAAACGCCTGCGAGGCGCTTGGGAGCACCCCGGGCACCATCAGCGTCTCGATCGGCGTCCAGCAGGATCTGGCCGAGATCACCATCTCCGACAGCGGTCCCGGCATCCCGCAGGACCAGATCCCCTCCCTCTTCGACCCCTTCTTCACCACCAAGTCCCCGGACAGCCACGTCGGCCTCGGGCTCACCATCGCCCAGCGTTTCATCGCCGGCCACGGCGGCCGCATCCTCATCTCCAGCGACAGCTCGGGCACCTGCGTCCGGGTCGAGCTCCCCCTCGCACCTGCGCCCCACCAGATTAACACACACTAA
- a CDS encoding cache domain-containing protein: MKTKMTLAVFLLVGVLMTASAVGSYLFFEKTFKQSISQQQAVLLDSLAAQIDDRIFDFTRELHTLSRRLPPDAAIHPEQTQRLLDTEQRQRAFFDNSLFLFSPSGKMVAATPRELNFIGGDFSFREYYRETVKRGSTYISPPFASLQKQSRPIIMFTVPIFDARHQLSGILAGSIDLREQHFLRSLAALKLGKKGFLSLYDNRRNVLMHPDKRRVLRQDPPGTNEMLDRALQGFQETAETRTRTGIPVLRSVKRLQSTGWVLAVSYPIDEAYAAVYTARNYFAAGSLAAALLSLFLIWPFMQYLTRPLASFTRHLERLPAQQDLAHKLAPVTSDDEIGQMARTFNTMLVELERSADFYLTLFENFPAMIWRAGTDSKVNYFNRTWLDFTGRDLSEELGDGWATGVHAEDLDYCLKTYRDAFSQRAPFQMQYRLRHADGNYRWIIDMGRPFKGLDGRFAGYIGTCYDVTERIQAEEERRALEHQLTQSQKMEAIGTLTGGIAHDFNNILTAIIGYATMMQVQLEEDHPLQAKVSEVLRASERAANLTRSLLAYSRKQVTNPVPIGVNAILLNLEVMLRRLIPEHIELRMQLFGAELSVLADSGQIEQVIMNLAVNARDAMAAGGILSIATDRIILDQEFVAAHGYGLPGSYALITVADTGVGMDEKTRDRIFEPFFTTKEPGKGTGLGLAMVYGIVKQHCGFINCYSEPGHGTVFRIYLPLIDLPARSETIPVEDAVHGGEETLLLVEDDAVIRDMVRELLQDFGYRVITAVDGVDAVEKYKGAAGSVALIIMDVIMPRMNGRDAYQAISAMAPGAKVIFMSGYTADIITDTLTMGDPRHFISKPIKIKELLARVRELLDE, from the coding sequence ATGAAAACCAAGATGACCTTGGCGGTGTTCCTGCTGGTCGGGGTCCTGATGACGGCCTCTGCGGTCGGGTCTTACCTTTTCTTCGAAAAGACCTTCAAGCAGAGCATTTCTCAGCAGCAGGCCGTCCTGCTGGACTCGCTCGCCGCCCAGATCGATGACCGCATCTTCGATTTCACCAGGGAACTGCACACCCTCTCCCGCCGCCTCCCGCCGGATGCCGCCATTCACCCCGAGCAGACCCAACGCCTGCTGGATACCGAGCAGAGACAGCGGGCTTTTTTCGACAACTCGCTGTTCCTGTTTTCCCCTTCCGGCAAAATGGTCGCGGCCACCCCGCGGGAACTGAACTTCATCGGCGGAGACTTTTCCTTTCGCGAGTATTACCGGGAAACGGTGAAGCGCGGCAGCACCTACATCTCCCCTCCCTTCGCCTCGCTGCAAAAGCAAAGCCGCCCCATCATCATGTTCACCGTGCCGATCTTCGACGCCAGGCACCAGCTGTCCGGCATCCTCGCCGGGAGCATCGACCTGCGCGAGCAGCACTTCCTGCGTTCGCTGGCCGCCCTCAAGCTGGGCAAGAAGGGTTTCCTGTCGCTCTACGACAACCGGCGCAACGTCCTCATGCACCCGGACAAGCGCCGGGTGCTGCGCCAGGACCCGCCCGGGACCAACGAGATGCTTGATCGCGCCCTGCAAGGATTCCAGGAGACGGCCGAGACCAGGACGCGCACCGGGATCCCCGTCTTGCGCTCGGTCAAGCGGCTGCAGTCGACCGGGTGGGTGCTGGCGGTCAGCTACCCGATCGACGAGGCCTATGCCGCCGTGTACACCGCCAGGAACTACTTCGCGGCCGGCTCCCTGGCTGCCGCCCTCCTTTCGCTGTTCCTGATCTGGCCCTTCATGCAGTACCTGACCAGGCCGCTGGCCTCCTTCACCAGGCACCTGGAGCGGCTCCCGGCCCAACAGGACCTCGCCCACAAGCTGGCACCGGTCACCTCCGACGACGAGATCGGCCAGATGGCCCGCACCTTCAACACCATGCTCGTGGAGCTGGAGCGCTCCGCCGACTTCTACCTGACCCTGTTCGAGAACTTCCCCGCCATGATCTGGCGTGCCGGCACCGACAGCAAGGTGAATTACTTCAACCGAACCTGGCTCGACTTCACGGGGCGGGACTTGTCCGAAGAACTCGGGGACGGCTGGGCCACCGGGGTGCACGCCGAGGACCTGGATTACTGCCTGAAAACCTACCGCGACGCTTTCTCGCAGCGGGCCCCCTTCCAGATGCAGTACCGGCTGCGCCACGCGGACGGCAACTACCGCTGGATCATCGACATGGGGAGGCCCTTCAAGGGGCTGGACGGCAGGTTTGCGGGGTACATAGGGACCTGTTACGACGTGACCGAGCGGATCCAGGCCGAGGAGGAGAGAAGGGCGCTGGAGCACCAGTTGACCCAGTCCCAGAAGATGGAGGCGATCGGCACCCTGACCGGCGGCATCGCCCACGACTTCAACAACATCCTCACCGCCATCATCGGGTACGCCACCATGATGCAGGTCCAGTTGGAGGAGGACCATCCCCTGCAGGCGAAGGTGAGCGAGGTCCTGCGGGCCTCGGAGCGCGCCGCGAACCTCACCCGGAGCCTATTGGCCTACAGCAGGAAGCAGGTGACCAACCCGGTGCCGATCGGGGTGAACGCGATCCTGCTGAACCTGGAGGTCATGCTGCGCCGCCTGATCCCCGAGCACATCGAGCTCAGGATGCAGCTCTTCGGCGCAGAGCTTTCGGTACTGGCCGACTCCGGGCAGATCGAGCAGGTGATCATGAACCTCGCGGTGAACGCCCGGGACGCCATGGCCGCAGGCGGCATCCTCAGCATCGCGACGGATCGGATCATCCTGGACCAGGAGTTCGTGGCGGCGCACGGCTACGGTCTCCCCGGGAGCTACGCCCTGATCACGGTCGCCGACACCGGCGTCGGCATGGACGAGAAGACGCGCGACCGGATCTTCGAACCCTTCTTCACCACCAAGGAGCCGGGTAAGGGAACGGGCCTGGGGCTCGCCATGGTGTACGGCATCGTGAAGCAGCATTGCGGCTTCATCAACTGCTACAGCGAGCCGGGGCACGGCACCGTGTTCAGGATCTACCTCCCGCTGATCGATCTCCCGGCGCGCAGCGAGACGATCCCCGTCGAAGATGCCGTGCACGGCGGGGAAGAGACCCTACTGCTGGTCGAGGACGACGCGGTGATACGCGACATGGTGCGGGAGCTTTTGCAGGATTTCGGCTACCGGGTGATCACCGCGGTGGACGGGGTCGATGCCGTGGAGAAGTACAAGGGGGCTGCGGGGAGTGTGGCGCTCATCATCATGGACGTGATCATGCCGCGCATGAACGGCAGGGACGCCTACCAGGCGATCTCGGCGATGGCGCCCGGCGCGAAGGTCATCTTCATGAGCGGCTATACCGCCGACATCATCACCGACACCCTCACCATGGGCGACCCGCGTCATTTCATATCGAAACCGATCAAGATCAAGGAACTGCTGGCCCGGGTGCGGGAGCTGCTGGACGAGTGA
- a CDS encoding ATP-binding response regulator yields MSDQTRILCVDDERNVLRALERIFLDDDYEILTAASGEEGLQLLNESPQVKVVISDFRMPGMNGVEFLKEVCARHPETIRIVLSGYADTAAVVAAINEGKIYKFIPKPWNDDELRVTVAKALEHFEIQRRNEQLAEELRRKNQELSQLNTDLQLRAKACSCGFMQEYGSLLHAAVALDYLPLGVLTIDAGGTVLQMNREAAHLLQVGCHELVGKRLAEALLPQFTELAAAVARPAPGSRTLQAGGTQLRLEAVPLNQEEGELLITIAREA; encoded by the coding sequence ATGAGTGACCAGACAAGGATACTGTGCGTCGATGACGAGCGGAACGTGCTGCGTGCACTGGAGCGGATCTTCCTGGACGACGATTACGAGATCCTGACCGCGGCATCCGGAGAGGAGGGGCTGCAGTTGCTCAACGAATCCCCCCAGGTGAAGGTGGTGATCTCGGACTTCCGCATGCCGGGGATGAACGGGGTGGAGTTCCTCAAGGAGGTGTGCGCGCGCCACCCCGAGACCATCAGGATCGTCCTCTCCGGCTACGCCGACACTGCCGCGGTGGTGGCGGCGATCAACGAGGGGAAGATCTACAAGTTCATCCCGAAGCCCTGGAACGACGACGAGCTGAGGGTGACGGTAGCCAAGGCGCTGGAACACTTCGAGATCCAGCGCAGAAACGAGCAGCTGGCCGAGGAGCTGCGGCGCAAGAACCAGGAGCTGAGTCAACTGAACACCGACCTGCAGTTACGGGCGAAAGCATGCAGCTGCGGCTTCATGCAGGAGTACGGCTCGCTCCTGCATGCCGCCGTCGCGCTGGACTACCTCCCCCTGGGGGTGCTGACCATCGACGCCGGCGGCACGGTGCTGCAGATGAACCGGGAGGCGGCGCACCTGCTCCAGGTGGGATGCCACGAGCTGGTCGGGAAACGGCTGGCCGAGGCACTGCTGCCGCAGTTTACCGAACTGGCCGCGGCAGTGGCCCGCCCCGCTCCCGGGTCCCGGACCCTGCAGGCGGGGGGGACTCAGCTCAGGCTGGAGGCGGTCCCGCTCAACCAGGAAGAGGGAGAGCTGCTGATCACCATAGCGCGGGAGGCGTGA
- a CDS encoding HD domain-containing phosphohydrolase: MDIQSQSEPHKVLLVDDEENITRSIARLLMEQDLGLEVLRAVSGAEGLEQLKAHPDVALILSDQRMPGMSGAQFLEQARTLAPEAVRMVLTGYADMAATMDAINKGGASRYLLKPWDDEVLVRTIREGVEQYRLVQENRRLTALVEQQNRELSAWNDNLKSRVLEQTATIRRQNEELKERNRRVTDSFHETILAFSRLIELHSSRLQEHTRNVTELCVRIARDLKLSPAEVETVRTAALLHDVGVIGISQDILAKRMSAMNREELGIFLQHAIRGQATLDAVEELREAGVLIRHHHERYDGSGFPDGLTGSGIPLGARIIAMADFVDRELTELGGDDPLAALFARMEKELGRGLDPEIFPVVEQHVRALYLPTYSRRAEVAEKELRPKQLLEGMTATRDLHTASGALILERGTVLDAGRIMAVARAYQVDPPSGGIFVSWAPSGTSEGSAARFTASVPVAEQEVAPNRLVEGMKLTRNLYSGTGLLLLTEGTVLNGGVIDAVLRYYRIDPPSCGVWVVEEKRK, translated from the coding sequence ATGGACATACAGTCGCAAAGCGAACCACATAAAGTGCTCCTGGTCGACGACGAGGAGAACATCACCCGTTCCATAGCCCGGCTCCTCATGGAGCAGGACCTCGGGCTGGAGGTGCTGCGCGCGGTCTCGGGGGCCGAAGGACTGGAGCAGCTCAAGGCGCACCCGGACGTGGCGCTCATCCTCTCGGACCAGCGCATGCCGGGGATGAGCGGGGCCCAGTTCCTGGAGCAGGCCAGGACCCTGGCCCCCGAGGCGGTGCGCATGGTGCTCACCGGCTACGCCGACATGGCGGCCACCATGGACGCCATCAACAAGGGGGGGGCGTCGCGCTACCTGCTGAAACCCTGGGACGACGAGGTGCTGGTGCGCACCATCCGGGAGGGGGTCGAGCAGTACCGCCTGGTCCAGGAGAACCGGCGCCTCACCGCGCTGGTGGAGCAGCAGAACAGGGAGCTCTCGGCCTGGAACGACAACCTGAAGAGCCGGGTCCTCGAGCAGACGGCGACCATCCGGCGCCAGAACGAGGAGCTCAAGGAGCGCAACCGGCGGGTCACCGACTCCTTCCACGAGACCATCCTCGCCTTCTCGCGGCTGATCGAGCTCCACTCCAGCCGGCTGCAGGAGCACACCAGGAACGTCACCGAGCTCTGCGTCCGGATCGCCCGCGACCTGAAACTCTCCCCCGCCGAGGTGGAGACCGTGCGCACCGCGGCTCTTTTGCACGACGTCGGGGTGATCGGCATCAGCCAGGACATCCTGGCCAAACGGATGTCGGCCATGAACCGGGAGGAGCTGGGCATCTTTCTGCAGCACGCGATCCGGGGCCAGGCCACCCTGGACGCGGTCGAGGAACTGCGCGAGGCGGGGGTCCTGATCCGGCACCACCACGAGCGCTACGACGGCAGCGGCTTCCCCGACGGCCTGACGGGAAGCGGGATACCGCTGGGCGCCCGGATCATCGCCATGGCCGACTTCGTGGACCGCGAGCTCACTGAGCTTGGGGGCGACGACCCGCTCGCGGCGCTCTTCGCGCGCATGGAAAAGGAGCTCGGGCGGGGGCTCGATCCCGAGATCTTCCCGGTCGTCGAGCAGCACGTGCGGGCCCTGTACCTCCCAACCTACTCGCGCCGCGCCGAGGTTGCCGAGAAGGAACTGCGCCCCAAGCAGCTCCTGGAGGGGATGACGGCGACCCGGGATCTGCATACCGCGTCGGGGGCCCTGATCCTGGAGCGTGGCACGGTGCTCGACGCCGGGCGCATCATGGCCGTGGCGCGGGCCTACCAGGTCGATCCTCCCTCCGGCGGCATCTTCGTCAGCTGGGCCCCCTCCGGGACGAGCGAGGGGAGCGCGGCCCGGTTCACCGCGAGCGTGCCGGTAGCCGAGCAGGAGGTGGCGCCCAACCGGCTCGTGGAAGGGATGAAGCTCACCCGCAACCTCTACAGCGGCACCGGGCTGTTGCTCCTCACCGAGGGGACGGTGCTCAACGGCGGCGTGATCGACGCGGTGCTGCGCTACTACCGGATCGACCCCCCTTCCTGCGGGGTATGGGTGGTCGAAGAGAAGCGGAAATGA
- a CDS encoding nitrite/sulfite reductase, which produces MTDKNLRLEGIYPQRQKEFFMQRVKLPAGIISAVQALKVAQLARRHARGVVHLTTRGSIELHWLTESDLPVVAAQLAQVGLYNRGACGGAVRGVICGSLSAAGAPALEALVRKIHRHFTGNPRYEKLPKKFKIGVEADTSSKRHLIQDLAFVPAPSDDGRSRYDVYAAGGLGREPVPGFLLAQGVAEEAIIPLVERVLVEYEANTPPPKRLKFLVGQIGQEEFRRRVLGDGLAELPVSAPTLTASLVPVPAADEDRLEAHVFAGELAADGLAALAAVAATFCGGMLMVTGNQTVVMHVVEGSNRKEARQALAEAGFANEAAAERVVFRVCPGNHECLMGLAATRDVAAAVVAELGEEALKLNWAISGCPNCCAQPQLAQAGIVASRLVSDQAGRTPRFDLYRAGAGAFAEPVQQGLTLAELLAEVKKI; this is translated from the coding sequence ATGACGGACAAGAACCTGCGCCTCGAGGGGATCTACCCCCAGCGCCAGAAGGAATTTTTCATGCAGCGCGTCAAGCTTCCCGCCGGCATCATCTCGGCAGTCCAGGCCCTCAAGGTGGCGCAGCTGGCCAGGCGGCACGCGCGCGGCGTGGTCCACCTGACCACGAGGGGGAGCATCGAGCTGCACTGGCTCACCGAGTCGGACCTCCCGGTGGTGGCCGCGCAACTGGCCCAGGTGGGACTGTACAACCGCGGCGCCTGCGGCGGCGCGGTGCGCGGCGTCATCTGCGGCAGCCTCTCCGCTGCGGGCGCCCCGGCCCTCGAAGCGCTGGTGAGGAAGATCCACCGGCATTTCACCGGCAATCCCCGTTATGAAAAGCTCCCTAAGAAATTCAAGATCGGCGTCGAGGCCGACACCTCCAGCAAGAGGCACCTGATTCAGGACCTGGCCTTCGTCCCCGCTCCCTCCGATGACGGCCGGTCCCGTTACGACGTCTATGCAGCGGGGGGGCTCGGGCGCGAGCCGGTGCCGGGCTTTCTGCTGGCCCAGGGCGTCGCCGAGGAAGCCATCATCCCCCTGGTGGAGCGGGTACTGGTGGAGTACGAAGCGAACACCCCGCCGCCCAAGCGGCTGAAGTTCCTGGTGGGGCAGATCGGCCAGGAGGAGTTCCGGCGCAGGGTGCTCGGGGACGGGCTCGCCGAGCTGCCTGTTTCGGCGCCCACCCTGACCGCGAGCCTGGTGCCGGTGCCGGCGGCGGATGAGGACCGCCTGGAGGCGCATGTCTTTGCGGGCGAGTTGGCGGCCGACGGGCTGGCCGCGCTGGCGGCCGTAGCCGCCACGTTCTGCGGCGGGATGCTGATGGTGACCGGGAACCAGACCGTGGTGATGCACGTGGTCGAGGGGAGTAACCGGAAAGAGGCGCGCCAGGCTCTGGCCGAGGCGGGCTTTGCCAACGAGGCTGCCGCCGAACGGGTGGTGTTCCGGGTCTGCCCGGGCAACCACGAGTGCCTCATGGGACTCGCGGCGACCCGCGACGTCGCGGCGGCAGTGGTGGCCGAACTCGGCGAAGAGGCACTTAAGCTTAACTGGGCCATCTCCGGCTGCCCCAACTGCTGCGCCCAGCCGCAGCTCGCGCAGGCGGGCATCGTCGCCTCGCGGCTGGTGAGCGACCAGGCCGGGCGCACCCCGCGTTTCGACCTGTACCGGGCCGGAGCCGGTGCCTTCGCCGAGCCGGTGCAGCAGGGGCTCACCCTGGCCGAGCTTTTGGCGGAGGTCAAAAAGATCTAG